The Microbacterium sp. SORGH_AS_0862 region GTGTCGCGGAGGACTTCGCGGTCCGGCCTGACCGGATCGAGGTCGTCCGTAACTGGACCCACCTCCCGCCCGCCCCTGACGGCGACCGCACCGAGGCGCGGCGAGCACGAGGCTGGGGCGATGAGACCGTCGTGCTCCACGCAGGCAACATGGGAGTCAAACAGGGGCTGGACAACGTCGTGGAGGCGGCCCGCTTGGCCGACGAACGCGAGGAGAACGTCCGGTTCGTTCTGCTCGGCAACGGCGGCGAACGCGATCGACTGCGCGCGTCGGCAGCGGGTATCCGTCGTATGGAGTTCATCGACCCGCTCCCGGATGCCGAGTTCGCGCAGGCCCTCGCGGCGGCCGATGTGCTCCTGGTGAACGAGCTTCCGGGCGTCGCCGAGATGGCGGTCCCCAGCAAGCTCACCTCCTACTTCTCGACCGGCCGACCTGTCCTAGCGGCCACGGACGAGAGCGGAATCACCGCGGAGGAAGTTCGAACGGCGGGCGCCGGAGTCGTGGTCGCGGCAGGATCTCCCGAAGCGCTCCTCGACGGCGCGGTGCAACTCGGCAGCGATCCGACAGCGTCGGCCGACCTCGGAGCGAGCGGAAAGCGTTACCGAGAGACGGTGCTCGACGAAACATTCGCGATCGATCGATTCGCTAACCTACTCACGCTGCTCACCAACGGGGGACGTTGAGCGGCGCCACGAGCAGACCTTGCTTAGCCCCC contains the following coding sequences:
- a CDS encoding glycosyltransferase; translation: MSTPAPAVTVVGLNFPPEPTGISPYTGAMARGLAERGVRVRAITAHPHYPEWQVSAGYGQWSRKELLAGVHVHRVLHYVPKPPTGIRRLVSEITFGLRASAARWGSPDAVVFVSPALFSSCIAMLKARSFHRRRPTIVWVQDLYSLGLSETGQGSGLVGKIMQRAEGWLLRRADRVVVIHDRFARRVAEDFAVRPDRIEVVRNWTHLPPAPDGDRTEARRARGWGDETVVLHAGNMGVKQGLDNVVEAARLADEREENVRFVLLGNGGERDRLRASAAGIRRMEFIDPLPDAEFAQALAAADVLLVNELPGVAEMAVPSKLTSYFSTGRPVLAATDESGITAEEVRTAGAGVVVAAGSPEALLDGAVQLGSDPTASADLGASGKRYRETVLDETFAIDRFANLLTLLTNGGR